One genomic region from Leifsonia poae encodes:
- a CDS encoding sugar phosphate isomerase/epimerase family protein: protein MTTPPTNGLNTAPQQPSTRLSVNQATIKYAGLGEALRVVRDTGVQSIGLWREPVAEVGLPEAARLVTDSGLRVSSLCRGGFFTAVEGPTRRASLDDNRRAIDETATLAAAGAPGSAAVLVLVAGGLPDGSTDLTGARARMRDAVAELEPEARATGVTLALEPLHPMYAADRAVLSTLGQALDIAEQFPAEAVGVVVDTFHIWWDPAVAEQIARAGASGRIASYQVCDWVTPLPADVLLARGMMGDGHIDFATLTRAVTAAGYTGDVEVEIFNQKIWDSDPAAVVERTVRAFAETVPL, encoded by the coding sequence ATGACCACGCCCCCGACGAACGGTCTGAACACCGCTCCGCAGCAGCCGAGCACGCGGTTGTCGGTCAATCAGGCGACGATCAAGTACGCCGGGCTGGGGGAGGCCCTGCGCGTGGTTCGGGATACGGGAGTCCAGAGCATCGGACTGTGGCGGGAGCCCGTTGCCGAGGTCGGGTTGCCGGAGGCCGCACGGCTGGTCACCGATTCGGGACTGCGCGTGTCCAGCCTCTGCCGCGGCGGCTTCTTCACCGCGGTGGAGGGGCCGACCAGGCGCGCCTCGCTCGACGACAACCGCCGGGCCATCGACGAGACCGCGACGCTCGCGGCGGCCGGCGCACCCGGATCGGCCGCTGTACTCGTACTGGTGGCCGGCGGTCTGCCCGACGGCTCAACCGACCTGACGGGCGCCCGAGCCCGGATGCGCGACGCCGTCGCCGAACTGGAACCGGAGGCCCGCGCGACCGGCGTCACTCTGGCGCTCGAGCCCCTGCACCCGATGTACGCCGCCGACCGCGCCGTGCTCTCGACGCTGGGGCAGGCGCTCGACATCGCCGAGCAGTTCCCCGCCGAGGCGGTGGGTGTCGTCGTCGACACCTTCCACATCTGGTGGGACCCGGCCGTGGCGGAGCAGATCGCGCGGGCCGGCGCATCCGGTCGCATCGCAAGCTACCAGGTGTGCGACTGGGTCACGCCGTTGCCGGCCGATGTGCTGCTCGCCCGCGGGATGATGGGTGATGGCCACATCGACTTCGCCACCCTCACCCGCGCGGTGACGGCGGCCGGCTACACCGGCGATGTCGAGGTGGAGATCTTCAACCAGAAGATCTGGGATTCCGACCCCGCCGCCGTCGTGGAACGGACCGTGCGGGCGTTCGCCGAAACCGTGCCACTGTAG
- a CDS encoding glycerate kinase gives MPYSVVFAPDSFKGSASAASVAAALAEGWSSVRPGDRVLLAPMADGGEGTLDAFELAVPGSVRRPIRVTGPVGVEVDASWLLLPDGTALVELAETSGLGLLTAFEPLDATTAGFGQAIAEALAAGATRLLLAIGGSSSTDGGAGALVALGARLLDAEGRPICAGGRGLADLVTADLTGLPPLPPRGVRILSDVTNPLLGSLGAAAVFGPQKGADAGQVAVLEAALTRFAAVLGRPSDAVGSGAAGGTGYGLLAWGAVLAPGAEAVGDALGLPRLVTSADAVVTGEGRFDSQSAAGKVPDYVSGLARAAGLPAYLAAGSIEAPTDSFAAAASLSALAGGSAAAIADATRWARVAGAELAATVV, from the coding sequence ATGCCCTACAGTGTCGTCTTCGCCCCCGACTCGTTCAAGGGTTCGGCCAGCGCGGCTTCGGTCGCCGCAGCGCTTGCGGAGGGATGGTCGTCGGTGCGCCCCGGCGATCGTGTTCTGCTCGCGCCGATGGCCGACGGCGGTGAGGGCACGCTCGACGCTTTCGAGTTGGCCGTTCCCGGTTCCGTGCGCCGCCCGATTCGCGTGACCGGCCCCGTGGGTGTCGAAGTCGACGCATCCTGGTTGCTGCTGCCGGACGGCACGGCCCTGGTCGAGCTGGCCGAGACGAGCGGGCTCGGTCTCCTGACAGCATTCGAGCCGCTCGACGCGACGACGGCCGGGTTCGGCCAGGCCATCGCGGAGGCGCTGGCGGCAGGGGCCACCCGCCTGCTGCTCGCGATCGGTGGGAGCTCTTCCACCGATGGCGGTGCCGGCGCGCTCGTCGCGCTGGGTGCCCGACTGCTGGATGCGGAGGGACGGCCGATATGCGCGGGGGGTCGCGGTCTCGCCGACCTGGTGACGGCCGATCTGACCGGCCTGCCGCCGCTGCCGCCGCGCGGGGTGCGCATCCTGAGCGATGTGACCAACCCGCTTCTCGGATCTCTCGGTGCAGCGGCTGTGTTCGGCCCGCAGAAGGGGGCGGATGCCGGGCAGGTCGCCGTTCTCGAAGCAGCGCTGACGCGTTTCGCCGCGGTGCTCGGTCGGCCGTCCGATGCTGTCGGCTCAGGGGCGGCGGGCGGAACCGGCTACGGCCTCCTGGCCTGGGGTGCCGTGCTGGCGCCGGGGGCCGAGGCCGTCGGCGATGCTCTCGGTCTTCCGAGGCTCGTCACTTCGGCGGATGCGGTCGTCACCGGCGAGGGACGCTTCGACTCCCAATCGGCGGCGGGCAAGGTGCCCGACTACGTGAGCGGCCTGGCCCGCGCGGCCGGCCTTCCCGCCTACCTCGCCGCCGGCTCGATCGAAGCACCGACCGACTCGTTCGCGGCGGCGGCGTCGCTGAGTGCGCTCGCCGGCGGGTCGGCGGCCGCGATCGCGGACGCGACGCGTTGGGCTCGCGTCGCCGGCGCGGAGCTCGCCGCGACCGTGGTTTAA
- a CDS encoding Gfo/Idh/MocA family protein, producing the protein MNGVSGRMGYRQHLLRSILAIRDQGGVLLADGRRVQVEPILVGRSEAKLAELAAKHGIENYTTDLDAALADDRWQIYSDFLVTKARASAIKKAIAAGKAIYTEKPTAESFDEALELARLAQAAGIKNGVVHDKLYLPGLRKLKRLIDSGFFGRILSVRGEFGYWVFEGDWQAAQRPSWNYRAEDGGGIVVDMFPHWSYVLENLFGRVESVYARAVTEIPSRVDENGAEYAATADDAAYAIFELEGGITAQLNSSWTTRVNRDELVEFQVDGTLGSAVVGLFGCKIQPRNATPKPVWNPDIADGHDYDGDWIEAPANDVFENGFKTQWEEFIRHVVDDAPNPYDFLAGARGVLLAELGLVSSREGRRVDLPEVSV; encoded by the coding sequence ATGAACGGCGTCTCGGGGCGCATGGGGTACCGCCAGCACCTGCTGCGCTCGATCCTCGCCATTCGCGATCAGGGCGGTGTGCTGCTCGCCGACGGGCGCCGGGTTCAGGTCGAGCCGATCCTGGTGGGGCGCAGCGAGGCCAAGCTGGCCGAACTCGCCGCAAAGCACGGCATCGAGAACTACACGACCGACCTGGATGCGGCACTCGCCGACGACCGCTGGCAGATCTACTCCGACTTCCTGGTCACCAAGGCCCGGGCAAGCGCGATCAAAAAAGCGATCGCCGCCGGCAAGGCCATCTACACCGAGAAGCCGACCGCCGAGAGCTTCGACGAGGCGCTCGAACTCGCCCGCCTCGCGCAGGCCGCCGGCATCAAGAACGGCGTGGTGCACGACAAGCTCTACCTGCCCGGCCTGCGCAAGCTCAAGCGGCTCATCGACTCGGGCTTCTTCGGCCGCATCCTCTCGGTGCGCGGCGAGTTCGGCTACTGGGTGTTCGAGGGCGACTGGCAGGCGGCTCAGCGCCCCAGCTGGAACTACCGCGCCGAAGACGGCGGCGGCATCGTGGTCGACATGTTCCCGCACTGGAGTTACGTGCTCGAGAACCTGTTCGGCCGGGTCGAGTCGGTGTACGCCCGCGCGGTCACCGAGATCCCTTCGCGCGTCGACGAGAACGGTGCCGAATACGCGGCGACCGCGGATGACGCGGCCTACGCCATCTTCGAGTTGGAGGGCGGCATCACGGCCCAGCTCAACTCGTCGTGGACTACGCGGGTCAACCGGGACGAGCTCGTCGAGTTCCAGGTGGACGGCACGCTGGGCAGCGCGGTCGTCGGTCTCTTCGGCTGCAAGATCCAGCCGCGCAATGCCACGCCGAAGCCCGTCTGGAACCCGGACATCGCCGACGGCCACGACTACGACGGCGACTGGATCGAGGCTCCTGCGAACGACGTGTTCGAGAACGGATTCAAGACCCAGTGGGAGGAGTTCATCCGCCACGTCGTCGACGACGCTCCCAACCCCTACGACTTCCTCGCCGGGGCACGCGGGGTGCTGCTGGCCGAGCTCGGGCTCGTCTCCTCGCGCGAAGGACGCCGGGTCGACCTTCCCGAAGTGAGCGTGTGA
- a CDS encoding ThuA domain-containing protein, whose translation MGAGNDDAPGPLAGAHPGLPDRHPIVAGLGDFEVDDERYTYLRTAPDLVPLATHEHEGVEYPLLWARTYGDARIVYDALGHDAASFASPTHRTIIARAAHWLTD comes from the coding sequence GTGGGTGCGGGGAACGACGATGCACCCGGACCACTCGCGGGCGCACATCCGGGTCTACCCGACCGGCACCCGATCGTCGCCGGGCTGGGCGACTTCGAGGTCGACGATGAGCGATACACCTACCTGCGGACAGCGCCCGACCTCGTGCCGCTCGCCACCCACGAGCATGAGGGTGTCGAGTATCCGCTGCTGTGGGCGCGCACCTACGGGGATGCGCGGATCGTCTATGACGCACTCGGCCACGATGCCGCCTCCTTCGCCTCGCCGACGCATCGCACGATCATCGCCCGCGCCGCCCACTGGCTCACCGACTAG
- a CDS encoding dihydrodipicolinate synthase family protein encodes MTDLVLLSADGGTASVTLEGAPAYAKPSGALTSRTAYAAAHVVPKPWAENVPGAPADIDWDATLAFRHHVWSWGLGVADAMDTAQRNMGLDARATRELIARSAAEARSVGGAIVVGVNTDHVDEEVISLDAVIDAYKEQLHFTEDAGAGVVLMASRHLARAAISAADYERVYRAVLEAASTPVVLHWLGAAFDPALGGYFGSTDSAVASETVLRIIGDNAGRVSGIKMSLLDARAEVALRARLPKTAAMFTGDDFNYVGLIAGADGVHSDALLGAFAALAPSASAAIQALDAGDDGRYLGILGPTETLSRQIFAAPTFYYKTGVAFLAWLNGHQQSFSMIGGLHAARSLPHLSEIVRLANACGALERPALAAERWHSLLTLNGLRP; translated from the coding sequence ATGACTGACCTGGTCTTGCTCTCCGCCGACGGGGGCACCGCATCCGTGACGCTCGAAGGCGCGCCCGCCTACGCCAAGCCGTCGGGCGCGCTCACCTCGCGCACCGCCTACGCCGCCGCGCACGTCGTGCCGAAGCCGTGGGCCGAGAACGTTCCAGGGGCGCCGGCCGACATCGACTGGGATGCGACGCTCGCCTTCCGCCACCACGTCTGGTCGTGGGGGCTGGGCGTCGCCGATGCGATGGACACTGCCCAGCGCAATATGGGCCTGGATGCGCGCGCAACACGGGAGCTCATCGCCCGCAGCGCTGCGGAGGCGCGTTCGGTGGGCGGCGCGATCGTGGTCGGGGTGAACACCGACCATGTCGATGAGGAGGTCATCTCGCTCGACGCCGTGATCGACGCGTACAAGGAACAGCTGCATTTCACCGAGGACGCGGGCGCCGGCGTCGTGCTGATGGCCAGCCGCCATCTTGCGCGGGCCGCGATCTCGGCCGCCGACTACGAGCGCGTGTACCGGGCGGTGCTGGAGGCGGCGAGCACGCCGGTCGTCCTGCACTGGCTGGGCGCCGCGTTCGACCCCGCGCTCGGCGGATACTTCGGCTCCACCGATTCTGCGGTGGCTAGCGAGACCGTGCTGCGGATCATCGGTGACAACGCGGGCCGTGTCAGCGGCATCAAGATGAGTCTGCTCGACGCGCGGGCCGAGGTCGCCCTTCGGGCTCGACTGCCGAAGACGGCCGCCATGTTCACCGGCGACGACTTCAACTATGTCGGGCTCATCGCCGGCGCCGACGGCGTGCACTCGGATGCTCTGCTCGGCGCTTTCGCGGCTCTCGCGCCCAGCGCATCCGCGGCGATCCAGGCGCTGGACGCCGGGGATGATGGCCGGTATCTCGGCATCCTCGGACCAACCGAAACGCTGTCCCGCCAGATCTTCGCCGCACCGACCTTCTACTACAAGACGGGCGTCGCCTTCCTGGCCTGGTTGAACGGCCACCAGCAGTCGTTCAGCATGATCGGCGGCCTCCATGCCGCGCGCAGCCTGCCGCATCTCTCTGAGATCGTGCGGCTCGCGAACGCCTGCGGCGCGCTCGAACGGCCCGCGCTCGCCGCCGAACGCTGGCATTCCCTCCTCACCCTGAATGGACTTCGCCCATGA